From the Anguilla anguilla isolate fAngAng1 chromosome 8, fAngAng1.pri, whole genome shotgun sequence genome, one window contains:
- the rpa3 gene encoding replication protein A 14 kDa subunit translates to MASVYESPKTRINTSMLSQYINRPVCFVGRLQKVHPTGKSFTLLDGEGKMATVELNDPLDEELSGVVEVIGVVSGKATVTATAYTVLRDDKGKPFDLEVYNEGLKIIHDFPQYYPFEVATSS, encoded by the exons ATGGCGAGCGTTTATGAATCTCCAAAAACGCGTATCAACACCAGTATGCTCTCCCAGTACATTAACAGACCTGTCTGCTTTGTTGGGCGACTTCAGAAG GTGCACCCGACGGGAAAATCGTTCACTCTGCTGGACGGAGAGGGCAAGATGGCAACGGTGGAACTCAACGACCCG CTGGACGAGGAGCTGAGCGGGGTCGTGGAGGTCATCGGCGTGGTTTCGGGCAAAGCCACGGTCACCGCGACGGCGTACACCGTGCTCCGGGACGACAAGGGCAAGCCCTTCG ACCTGGAGGTGTACAACGAGGGTCTGAAGATCATCCATGACTTCCCGCAGTACTACCCCTTCGAGGTCGCGACCAGCAGCTGA